A region of Salvia splendens isolate huo1 chromosome 17, SspV2, whole genome shotgun sequence DNA encodes the following proteins:
- the LOC121774860 gene encoding uncharacterized protein LOC121774860 isoform X2 has translation MENEEGNLESRFAGLTVNDPYSINGNDGLFQVMKAVEAAEATIKQQVEENNRLRSELQKKNEELENYKPGYGKYQNYQSGGWAEHFNSPSRADQLVLQLENQLAGRNVAINSGHGMPDSVLQTDVSRSNRDHVMQMHVENQFDNNINGSLNMIHGDHASSDNSGVAQIISPSMTSTPSRNQLEGNLDPELRYSGRDLVSVADVNNNGSSKQDIVVQIREHEEEIAQLRKHLTEFSMKESQIRNEKYALDKRISYMRLAFDQQQQDLILAASKAISYRQDIMEENVRLTYALQATQQERSTFVTSLMPLLAEYSLQPPVADAQSIVSNVKVLFRHLQEQLLVTEGKVKESEYQLAPWRSDINSSTVTQSPVYSHEIKKGLELVPQQTYSDGKMPSSDSQTTMDILGLPQSGLENLKNPEHELGRHPPLGSRNTAFPEIAQQIAYNQVDPQNVRNSEATVSKKVTFGDLVRSSELDEPENRGLLSDREPSANWNSNTASTTSMDDPNSSFSPFLTPVLEEPSSSFSEAADDDPLPAIDGLQISGEAFPGQQLQASGYSINGTTSCNFEWVRHLEDGSFRYVDGAKQPNYLITADDVDTCLAIEVQPLDDRKRKGELVKVFANEHRKIICDPEMQRCLERNLYAAQASYKISLSSGYLDIWEQATLTIKRDGYSIKGSGPNGTVVTEKFSSSTFVSIPYGSPTEFIVGDSQGTERMLRVDSSLADISGSRDTIVLTIRLFILKAGEKKRKKRSIFFSK, from the exons ATGGAGAATGAGGAAGGCAATTTGGAAAGTCGATTTGCAGGGTTGACGGTGAATGATCCCTACAGTATCAACGGCAATGATGGGTTATTTCAGGTTATGAAAGCAGTCGAAGCTGCTGAAGCCACAATTAAGCAGCAG GTGGAAGAGAATAATCGTCTGAGATCTGAGCTTCAGAAAAAAAATGAGGAACTTGAAAACTAT AAACCGGGTTatggaaaatatcaaaattatcaGTCAGGTGGATGGGCTGAACATTTTAATTCACCAAGTAGAGCTGATCAACTAGTTCTACAATTAGAAAATCAACTAGCAGGACGAAATGTGGCCATCAATTCTGGACATGGCATGCCAGATTCTGTTCTTCAAACAGATGTTAGCAGAAGTAATAGGGATCACGTGATGCAAATGCATGTTGAGAACCAATTTGATAACAACATTAATGGATCATTGAACATGATACATGGTGATCATGCATCTTCAGATAATTCTGGTGTCGCTCAGATTATATCGCCATCTATGACATCTACCCCTAGCAG gaACCAGCTAGAAGGCAATCTGGATCCAGAGTTAAGATATTCAGGAAGGGATTTGGTTTCTGTGGCTGATGTTAACAATAATGGTTCTTCAAAGCAG GATATAGTAGTACAGATTCGGGAACATGAAGAGGAGATTGCACAATTAAGGAAGCATCTCACAGAATTTTCAATGAAG GAATCTCAAATTCGCAACGAGAAATATGCCCTAGATAAGCGTATATCTTATATGCGTCTG GCCTTTGATCAGCAACAGCAGGATCTCATTCTTGCTGCCTCTAAAGCAATTTCCTACAGACAAGACATAATGGAGGAGAATGTTCGTCTTACGTATGCTTTACAG GCCACACAACAAGAAAGGTCAACATTTGTGACTTCGTTGATGCCTCTTCTTGCGGAGTATTCTCTTCAACCACCTGTTGCCGATGCGCAATCCATTGTCAGTAATGTCAAG GTTTTGTTTAGACATTTACAAGAACAGCTTCTTGTGACTGAG GGGAAAGTGAAAGAATCGGAGTATCAGCTTGCACCTTGGCGTTCAGATATAAATTCATCTACTGTCACTCAGTCACCTGTTTATTCTCACGAG ATAAAGAAGGGGTTGGAATTGGTTCCTCAACAAACATATTCTGATGGAAAGATGCCATCTTCAGATTCTCAGACTACAATGGATATTTTAGGTCTTCCTCAAAGTGGGCTGGAGAACTTGAAGAACCCAGAGCATGAGTTGGGGAGGCATCCACCTCTTGGAAGCAG GAATACGGCATTCCCTGAAATAGCTCAACAGATTGCCTACAACCAGGTGGATCCGCAAAATGTTCGTAATAGTGAAGCTACAGTTAGTAAAAAAGTTACATTTGGTGACCTTGTTAGAAGTAGTGAGTTGGATGAACCTGAAAACAGAGGACTTCTGAGTGATAGAGAGCCATCTGCTAATTGGAATTCCAACACTGCATCTACGACTTCTATGGATGATCCCAACTCATCTTTCTCTCCTTTTCTAACCCCGGTTCTGGAGGAaccctcatcttcattctctgaGG CTGCTGATGATGATCCTCTACCGGCAATAGATGGCCTCCAGATTTCAGGTGAAGCTTTTCCCGGTCAGCAACTACAAGCATCCGGATACTCCATTAATGGAACAACCAGTTGCAattttgag TGGGTGCGGCATTTGGAAGATGGATCTTTTCGTTATGTTGATG GAGCAAAACAACCGAATTATCTTATTACTGCGGATGACGTTGATACTTGTCTGGCCATTGAAGTACAGCCATTAGATGATAGAAAACGGAAG GGTGAACTTGTGAAGGTCTTTGCCAACGAGCACAGGAAAATTATTTGTG ATCCTGAAATGCAAAGGTGCTTAGAGAGGAACCTTTATGCTGCTCAAGCTTCTTACAAGATATCACTGTCG AGTGGATATCTTGATATATGGGAGCAAGCTACATTGACGATTAAAAGGGATGGTTACAGCATAAAAGGTAGCGGTCCTAATGGGACTGTAGTCACCGAAAAGTTTTCATCATCTACTTTT GTCTCTATTCCATATGGAAGTCCAACAGAGTTCATTGTAGGTGATTCTCAGGGTACTGAACGTATGCTGAGAGTTGACAGTAGCTTGGCAGATATAAGTGG ttCAAGAGACACGATTGTTCTCACCATCCGGTTGTTCATCTTAAAG GCTGgtgagaagaagaggaagaagagaagcaTATTCTTTAGCAAGTAA
- the LOC121774860 gene encoding uncharacterized protein LOC121774860 isoform X1, producing MENEEGNLESRFAGLTVNDPYSINGNDGLFQVMKAVEAAEATIKQQVEENNRLRSELQKKNEELENYKPGYGKYQNYQSGGWAEHFNSPSRADQLVLQLENQLAGRNVAINSGHGMPDSVLQTDVSRSNRDHVMQMHVENQFDNNINGSLNMIHGDHASSDNSGVAQIISPSMTSTPSRNQLEGNLDPELRYSGRDLVSVADVNNNGSSKQDIVVQIREHEEEIAQLRKHLTEFSMKESQIRNEKYALDKRISYMRLAFDQQQQDLILAASKAISYRQDIMEENVRLTYALQATQQERSTFVTSLMPLLAEYSLQPPVADAQSIVSNVKVLFRHLQEQLLVTEGKVKESEYQLAPWRSDINSSTVTQSPVYSHEIKKGLELVPQQTYSDGKMPSSDSQTTMDILGLPQSGLENLKNPEHELGRHPPLGSRNTAFPEIAQQIAYNQVDPQNVRNSEATVSKKVTFGDLVRSSELDEPENRGLLSDREPSANWNSNTASTTSMDDPNSSFSPFLTPVLEEPSSSFSEAADDDPLPAIDGLQISGEAFPGQQLQASGYSINGTTSCNFEWVRHLEDGSFRYVDGAKQPNYLITADDVDTCLAIEVQPLDDRKRKGELVKVFANEHRKIICDPEMQRCLERNLYAAQASYKISLSSGYLDIWEQATLTIKRDGYSIKGSGPNGTVVTEKFSSSTFVSIPYGSPTEFIVGDSQGTERMLRVDSSLADISGSRDTIVLTIRLFILKAATKWFYQNLVYEKSWGFDAKSCEIFISFLVHMAA from the exons ATGGAGAATGAGGAAGGCAATTTGGAAAGTCGATTTGCAGGGTTGACGGTGAATGATCCCTACAGTATCAACGGCAATGATGGGTTATTTCAGGTTATGAAAGCAGTCGAAGCTGCTGAAGCCACAATTAAGCAGCAG GTGGAAGAGAATAATCGTCTGAGATCTGAGCTTCAGAAAAAAAATGAGGAACTTGAAAACTAT AAACCGGGTTatggaaaatatcaaaattatcaGTCAGGTGGATGGGCTGAACATTTTAATTCACCAAGTAGAGCTGATCAACTAGTTCTACAATTAGAAAATCAACTAGCAGGACGAAATGTGGCCATCAATTCTGGACATGGCATGCCAGATTCTGTTCTTCAAACAGATGTTAGCAGAAGTAATAGGGATCACGTGATGCAAATGCATGTTGAGAACCAATTTGATAACAACATTAATGGATCATTGAACATGATACATGGTGATCATGCATCTTCAGATAATTCTGGTGTCGCTCAGATTATATCGCCATCTATGACATCTACCCCTAGCAG gaACCAGCTAGAAGGCAATCTGGATCCAGAGTTAAGATATTCAGGAAGGGATTTGGTTTCTGTGGCTGATGTTAACAATAATGGTTCTTCAAAGCAG GATATAGTAGTACAGATTCGGGAACATGAAGAGGAGATTGCACAATTAAGGAAGCATCTCACAGAATTTTCAATGAAG GAATCTCAAATTCGCAACGAGAAATATGCCCTAGATAAGCGTATATCTTATATGCGTCTG GCCTTTGATCAGCAACAGCAGGATCTCATTCTTGCTGCCTCTAAAGCAATTTCCTACAGACAAGACATAATGGAGGAGAATGTTCGTCTTACGTATGCTTTACAG GCCACACAACAAGAAAGGTCAACATTTGTGACTTCGTTGATGCCTCTTCTTGCGGAGTATTCTCTTCAACCACCTGTTGCCGATGCGCAATCCATTGTCAGTAATGTCAAG GTTTTGTTTAGACATTTACAAGAACAGCTTCTTGTGACTGAG GGGAAAGTGAAAGAATCGGAGTATCAGCTTGCACCTTGGCGTTCAGATATAAATTCATCTACTGTCACTCAGTCACCTGTTTATTCTCACGAG ATAAAGAAGGGGTTGGAATTGGTTCCTCAACAAACATATTCTGATGGAAAGATGCCATCTTCAGATTCTCAGACTACAATGGATATTTTAGGTCTTCCTCAAAGTGGGCTGGAGAACTTGAAGAACCCAGAGCATGAGTTGGGGAGGCATCCACCTCTTGGAAGCAG GAATACGGCATTCCCTGAAATAGCTCAACAGATTGCCTACAACCAGGTGGATCCGCAAAATGTTCGTAATAGTGAAGCTACAGTTAGTAAAAAAGTTACATTTGGTGACCTTGTTAGAAGTAGTGAGTTGGATGAACCTGAAAACAGAGGACTTCTGAGTGATAGAGAGCCATCTGCTAATTGGAATTCCAACACTGCATCTACGACTTCTATGGATGATCCCAACTCATCTTTCTCTCCTTTTCTAACCCCGGTTCTGGAGGAaccctcatcttcattctctgaGG CTGCTGATGATGATCCTCTACCGGCAATAGATGGCCTCCAGATTTCAGGTGAAGCTTTTCCCGGTCAGCAACTACAAGCATCCGGATACTCCATTAATGGAACAACCAGTTGCAattttgag TGGGTGCGGCATTTGGAAGATGGATCTTTTCGTTATGTTGATG GAGCAAAACAACCGAATTATCTTATTACTGCGGATGACGTTGATACTTGTCTGGCCATTGAAGTACAGCCATTAGATGATAGAAAACGGAAG GGTGAACTTGTGAAGGTCTTTGCCAACGAGCACAGGAAAATTATTTGTG ATCCTGAAATGCAAAGGTGCTTAGAGAGGAACCTTTATGCTGCTCAAGCTTCTTACAAGATATCACTGTCG AGTGGATATCTTGATATATGGGAGCAAGCTACATTGACGATTAAAAGGGATGGTTACAGCATAAAAGGTAGCGGTCCTAATGGGACTGTAGTCACCGAAAAGTTTTCATCATCTACTTTT GTCTCTATTCCATATGGAAGTCCAACAGAGTTCATTGTAGGTGATTCTCAGGGTACTGAACGTATGCTGAGAGTTGACAGTAGCTTGGCAGATATAAGTGG ttCAAGAGACACGATTGTTCTCACCATCCGGTTGTTCATCTTAAAG GCTGCAACCAAATGGTTCTATCAAAACTTGGTATACGAAAAATCATGGGGTTTCGATGCAAAATCATGCGAAATCTTTATAAGTTTTCTAGTGCACATGGCTGCTTAA